The following are encoded together in the Streptomyces flavofungini genome:
- the ypfJ gene encoding KPN_02809 family neutral zinc metallopeptidase gives MQFDDDANLDSSEVRDVRGSRVPGGKATIGGGVAGLVALLLGLFFGVGPDQLGLTDGGEEPAASSSSLAEVKRSCHTGKDANAREDCRVLAVVNSVQDYWRQEFPRRQGQYASAQTVFFTGRVGTACGAASSAVGPFYCPGDRRVYLDLGFFEELRTKFGSSGGPFAQAYVVAHEYGHHVQNLMGTLGRAQDGRTGEGSNAVRVELQADCYAGVWAHHATRTPDEEGRPVIKKLTDDDIRDGLDAAAAVGDDRIQERFQGRVTPESWTHGSAKQRQDWFYQGFRTGDMARCNTFR, from the coding sequence ATGCAGTTCGACGACGACGCGAATCTTGACTCCTCGGAGGTGCGGGATGTGCGCGGCAGCCGCGTCCCCGGGGGCAAGGCGACCATCGGCGGCGGCGTCGCCGGTCTGGTCGCGCTGCTCCTCGGTCTCTTCTTCGGCGTGGGTCCGGACCAGCTCGGTCTGACGGACGGCGGCGAGGAGCCCGCGGCCTCGTCCTCCTCGCTCGCCGAGGTCAAGCGGAGCTGCCACACGGGCAAGGACGCGAACGCCCGCGAGGACTGCCGCGTCCTCGCGGTCGTCAACAGCGTCCAGGACTACTGGCGCCAGGAGTTCCCGCGCCGCCAGGGCCAGTACGCGTCCGCGCAGACCGTGTTCTTCACCGGCCGCGTCGGCACGGCGTGCGGCGCGGCGTCGTCGGCGGTCGGGCCCTTCTACTGCCCCGGCGACCGGAGGGTCTACCTGGACCTCGGGTTCTTCGAGGAGCTGCGGACGAAGTTCGGCTCCAGCGGCGGCCCGTTCGCGCAGGCGTACGTCGTGGCGCACGAGTACGGGCACCACGTGCAGAACCTGATGGGCACGCTGGGCCGGGCGCAGGACGGCCGCACGGGCGAGGGCAGCAACGCCGTCCGCGTCGAGCTCCAGGCCGACTGCTACGCGGGGGTGTGGGCGCACCACGCCACGCGGACGCCCGACGAGGAGGGCAGGCCGGTGATCAAGAAGCTGACGGACGACGACATCCGGGACGGCCTGGACGCGGCGGCGGCGGTCGGCGACGACCGGATCCAGGAGCGCTTCCAGGGCCGGGTAACCCCCGAGTCCTGGACGCACGGCTCGGCGAAGCAGCGCCAGGACTGGTTCTACCAGGGCTTCCGCACCGGCGACATGGCGCGGTGCAACACCTTCCGCTGA
- the abc-f gene encoding ribosomal protection-like ABC-F family protein yields MITASGIELRAGARILIENASFRIAKGDRVGLVGRNGAGKTTLTKCLAGEGTPAGGTISRSGEVGYLPQDPRTGDLDVLARDRVLSARGLDVLIRKMRENEQRIANGSGATREKALKQYERQETEFLTKGGYAAEAEAATIAAALNLPDRVLGQPLHTLSGGQRRRIELARILFSDADTLLLDEPTNHLDADSIVWLRDYLKTYRGGFIVISHDVDLVETVVNKVFYLDANRAAIDVYNMGWKLYQQQRESDEKRRKRERQNAEKKAAALHSQADKMRAKATKTVAAQNMARRADKLLAGLEEVRQSDKVAKLRFPEPSPCGKTPLTAEGLSKSYGSLEIFTDVDLAIDKGSRVVILGLNGAGKTTLLRLLGGVEKPDTGQVVEGHGLKLGYYAQEHETLDPERTVLENMRSAAPDLDLVEVRKTLGSFLFSGDDVDKPAGVLSGGEKTRLALATLVVSSANVLLLDEPTNNLDPASREEILGALRTYKGAVVLVTHDEGAVEALQPERIILLPDGVEDLWGADYADLVALA; encoded by the coding sequence GTGATCACCGCCTCCGGTATCGAGCTGCGTGCCGGCGCCCGCATCCTCATCGAGAACGCCTCGTTCCGCATCGCCAAGGGCGACCGCGTCGGCCTCGTCGGCCGCAACGGCGCGGGCAAGACGACGCTCACGAAGTGCCTGGCCGGTGAGGGCACGCCGGCGGGCGGCACGATCAGCCGCTCCGGAGAGGTCGGCTATCTCCCGCAGGACCCGCGCACGGGCGACCTCGACGTCCTCGCCCGCGACCGCGTCCTGTCCGCGCGCGGCCTCGACGTCCTCATCCGCAAGATGCGCGAGAACGAACAGCGCATCGCGAACGGCTCGGGCGCCACCCGCGAGAAGGCCCTCAAGCAGTACGAGCGCCAGGAGACGGAGTTCCTCACCAAGGGCGGGTACGCCGCCGAGGCCGAGGCCGCCACCATCGCCGCCGCCCTGAACCTCCCGGACCGCGTGCTCGGCCAGCCCCTGCACACGCTCTCCGGCGGTCAGCGCCGCCGCATCGAGCTGGCCCGCATCCTCTTCTCGGACGCCGACACGCTGCTCCTCGACGAGCCGACGAACCACCTCGACGCCGACTCCATCGTCTGGCTGCGCGACTACCTGAAGACGTACCGCGGCGGCTTCATCGTGATCTCCCACGACGTCGACCTCGTCGAGACGGTCGTCAACAAGGTCTTCTACCTGGACGCCAACCGCGCCGCCATCGACGTCTACAACATGGGCTGGAAGCTCTACCAGCAGCAGCGCGAGTCGGACGAGAAGCGCCGCAAGCGCGAGCGTCAGAACGCCGAGAAGAAGGCCGCGGCCCTGCACTCGCAGGCCGACAAGATGCGCGCCAAGGCCACCAAGACCGTCGCCGCGCAGAACATGGCCCGTCGCGCCGACAAGCTCCTCGCGGGTCTCGAAGAGGTGCGCCAGAGCGACAAGGTCGCCAAGCTGCGCTTCCCCGAGCCCTCGCCCTGCGGCAAGACGCCCCTGACCGCCGAGGGCCTGTCCAAGTCGTACGGCTCCCTCGAGATCTTCACCGATGTGGACCTGGCCATCGACAAGGGTTCGCGCGTCGTCATCCTCGGCCTCAACGGCGCGGGCAAGACGACCCTCCTGCGGCTGCTCGGCGGCGTCGAGAAACCCGACACCGGCCAGGTCGTCGAGGGTCACGGCCTCAAGCTCGGGTACTACGCCCAGGAGCACGAGACCCTCGACCCCGAGCGCACGGTCCTGGAGAACATGCGCTCCGCGGCGCCCGACCTCGACCTGGTCGAGGTGCGCAAGACGCTCGGCTCCTTCCTGTTCTCCGGAGACGACGTCGACAAGCCCGCGGGCGTGCTCTCCGGCGGTGAGAAGACCCGGCTCGCGCTCGCGACCCTCGTCGTCTCCTCCGCGAACGTGCTCCTGCTCGACGAGCCCACGAACAACCTCGACCCGGCGAGCCGCGAGGAGATCCTGGGCGCCCTGCGCACCTACAAGGGCGCCGTCGTCCTTGTCACGCACGACGAGGGCGCCGTCGAGGCACTGCAGCCGGAGCGGATCATTCTGCTCCCGGACGGCGTCGAGGACCTGTGGGGCGCGGACTACGCCGACCTGGTGGCTCTCGCCTGA
- a CDS encoding helix-turn-helix domain-containing protein — translation MAETLKKGSRVTGAARDKLAADLKKKYDGGASIRALAEETGRSYGFVHRMLSESGVTLRGRGGATRGKKAASS, via the coding sequence GTGGCCGAGACTCTGAAGAAGGGCAGCCGGGTTACCGGCGCCGCGCGCGACAAGCTCGCGGCAGACCTGAAGAAGAAGTACGACGGTGGTGCGAGCATCCGGGCGTTGGCCGAGGAGACCGGCCGTAGCTACGGGTTCGTCCACCGGATGCTCAGTGAGTCCGGAGTCACGCTGCGGGGACGCGGCGGGGCAACGCGAGGCAAGAAGGCCGCTTCCAGCTAG
- a CDS encoding enoyl-CoA hydratase/isomerase family protein: MASPDSDSPESGPSVPSTTAPVLDRDGVRLTVDEAVATVTLTNAAKRNAQSPALWRALTEAGRVLPGSVRVVLLRGEGKSFSAGLDRQAFTPEGFDGEPSFIDLARGADDELDATIAEYQDAFTWWRRGDLVSIAAVQGHAIGAGFQLALACDLRVAADDAQFAMRETSLGLVPDLTGTHPLVSLVGYARALEICATGRFVHAVEAERIGLANLVVPGDQLDAAARDLAAALLAAPRDAVIETKALLQGAVGRSYEEQRQAERAAQARRLRDLAGIGD, translated from the coding sequence ATGGCTTCGCCCGACAGCGATTCGCCCGAGAGCGGTCCGAGCGTCCCGAGCACGACGGCGCCGGTCCTCGACCGGGACGGCGTACGCCTCACGGTCGACGAGGCCGTCGCCACGGTGACGCTGACCAACGCGGCCAAGCGCAACGCCCAATCTCCCGCGCTGTGGCGGGCGTTGACCGAGGCCGGCCGGGTGCTGCCCGGCAGCGTCCGCGTGGTGCTGCTGCGCGGAGAGGGCAAGTCCTTCTCCGCGGGCCTCGACCGGCAGGCGTTCACGCCCGAGGGCTTCGACGGCGAACCGTCCTTCATCGACCTGGCACGCGGCGCGGACGACGAACTCGACGCGACCATCGCCGAGTACCAGGACGCCTTCACCTGGTGGCGGCGCGGCGACCTCGTGTCCATCGCCGCCGTCCAGGGGCATGCGATCGGTGCCGGGTTCCAGCTCGCCCTCGCCTGCGACCTTCGGGTCGCCGCCGACGACGCGCAGTTCGCCATGCGCGAGACCAGCCTCGGTCTGGTGCCCGACCTCACCGGCACCCACCCGCTGGTCTCCCTCGTCGGGTACGCCCGCGCCCTGGAGATCTGCGCCACGGGCCGCTTCGTCCATGCCGTCGAGGCCGAGCGCATCGGCCTCGCCAACCTCGTCGTGCCCGGCGACCAACTCGACGCCGCCGCACGGGACTTGGCCGCCGCGCTGCTCGCCGCGCCGCGCGACGCGGTCATCGAGACCAAGGCGCTCCTTCAGGGCGCCGTCGGACGCTCGTACGAGGAACAGCGCCAAGCCGAACGGGCCGCGCAGGCACGCAGGCTGCGGGACCTGGCGGGCATCGGGGATTAG
- a CDS encoding nucleopolyhedrovirus P10 family protein gives MTGDGWTSAVRRQLGLGRMLPLGGPGDGAWLAESAARSVLRDSAARVVGARVTRLRVSLAEPHAAPLSPDAYVSAVPSPPSALAPGPLRISAEFQAATAEPLATAADRLRAALGSAAAERLGLVVTEVDLRITGLIEGDAAPGDVTPEDPVPARAVSGGTPSADALSAGDDAVAGPAAPRPGRGDEPSADDEERVARAVLAVPGVTRLAGVLGGPARAVHFEEHEAPLTLPRRHVRVELAADARHRTLDVARAVRAAVAKSLPDRPSVAVLVTAVG, from the coding sequence ATGACGGGTGACGGTTGGACCTCGGCGGTACGACGCCAACTCGGCCTCGGCCGGATGCTCCCCTTGGGCGGGCCGGGTGACGGCGCCTGGCTCGCGGAGTCGGCGGCGCGTTCGGTGCTGCGCGACTCGGCCGCGCGGGTGGTGGGGGCCCGTGTGACCCGCCTGCGGGTGTCCCTCGCGGAGCCGCACGCCGCACCGCTCTCTCCGGACGCGTACGTCTCCGCGGTGCCGTCGCCGCCGAGCGCGCTGGCGCCGGGGCCGCTGCGGATCAGCGCGGAGTTCCAGGCCGCGACGGCCGAGCCGCTGGCCACGGCCGCGGACCGGCTGCGCGCGGCGCTCGGCTCGGCCGCGGCGGAGCGGCTGGGCCTGGTGGTGACGGAGGTGGACCTGCGGATCACGGGGCTGATCGAGGGGGACGCCGCGCCGGGGGACGTGACGCCAGAGGACCCCGTGCCCGCGAGGGCGGTGTCCGGGGGCACGCCCTCGGCGGATGCCCTCTCGGCCGGCGACGACGCGGTCGCAGGACCCGCCGCTCCTCGCCCCGGCCGCGGGGACGAACCGTCGGCCGACGACGAGGAGCGCGTGGCTCGGGCCGTCCTCGCGGTGCCGGGCGTGACGCGGCTGGCGGGTGTCCTCGGCGGCCCGGCCCGGGCCGTTCACTTCGAGGAGCACGAGGCGCCGCTCACGCTGCCGCGCCGCCACGTCCGGGTGGAGCTGGCGGCGGACGCCCGGCACCGCACCCTGGACGTGGCCCGCGCGGTCCGCGCGGCCGTCGCCAAGTCCCTGCCGGACCGGCCGTCGGTGGCGGTCCTGGTCACAGCGGTGGGCTGA
- a CDS encoding Asp23/Gls24 family envelope stress response protein, producing the protein MTDTGERTTSQTLAKESPDDHGTGGTARRGGGDPATRGRTSIADGVVEKIAGLAARDVVGVHAMGGGLARTFGAVRDRVPGSSKSVTRGVKAEVGEVQTALDLEIVVDYGVSIADVARDVRENVVAAVERMTGLEVVEVNIAVSDVKLPDDEDDEQASRLQ; encoded by the coding sequence ATGACCGACACCGGAGAGCGCACGACGTCCCAGACGCTCGCGAAGGAGTCGCCCGACGATCACGGGACGGGCGGCACGGCACGGCGTGGGGGAGGCGACCCCGCGACGCGCGGGCGCACCAGCATCGCCGACGGTGTGGTCGAGAAGATCGCGGGCCTCGCCGCCCGCGACGTGGTCGGCGTGCACGCGATGGGCGGTGGCCTCGCGCGGACCTTCGGGGCCGTGCGGGACCGGGTGCCCGGCAGCTCGAAGTCGGTCACGCGCGGAGTGAAGGCCGAGGTCGGGGAGGTGCAGACGGCCCTCGACCTGGAGATCGTCGTCGACTACGGCGTCTCGATCGCCGATGTCGCCCGGGACGTACGCGAGAACGTCGTCGCCGCTGTCGAACGGATGACGGGCCTTGAGGTCGTCGAGGTGAACATCGCGGTGAGCGATGTGAAGCTGCCGGACGACGAGGACGACGAGCAGGCGTCACGGCTTCAATAG
- a CDS encoding Asp23/Gls24 family envelope stress response protein: MAADVVGQVPPGERGATRIADRVVAKIAARAAREALPVLPEEAAPPHATVSVRPPAGGSARSGETPHGSARVRVSVELDYPSDIGRQCGAVRHRVVERVKALAGMEVPEVAVQVERLHSAQARAAAQGRTR, encoded by the coding sequence GTGGCCGCCGACGTCGTGGGGCAGGTACCGCCCGGCGAGCGCGGCGCGACCCGGATCGCCGACCGCGTCGTCGCGAAGATCGCCGCACGCGCGGCCCGTGAGGCGCTGCCCGTGCTGCCCGAGGAGGCGGCTCCGCCGCACGCCACCGTGAGCGTGCGGCCCCCGGCCGGCGGCTCCGCCCGGTCGGGCGAGACCCCGCACGGGAGCGCGCGCGTCCGCGTCAGCGTCGAACTCGACTACCCCAGCGACATCGGCCGCCAGTGCGGCGCGGTGCGTCACCGGGTCGTCGAACGGGTAAAGGCGTTGGCGGGCATGGAAGTGCCCGAGGTCGCGGTCCAGGTGGAGCGGTTGCACTCGGCGCAGGCGCGGGCCGCGGCGCAGGGGAGGACCCGATGA
- a CDS encoding DUF6286 domain-containing protein, with protein sequence MSEPRTGGTDLTKQGEAVPVIERAEPELDQSASAAAYQPLPTLGDEDGSPRFWSARRVPAGLLALLILGGAGLLLYDIVAVRADHPAMRWRRDLARELAERPLDSTAVLAGAAAAAAVGLWLLVLAVTPGLRALLPMRRTHADVRAGLDRGAAATALRDRAMDVSGVRSVRVRMSRSKADVRAVSHFRELDDVRGDLDAALADAIHDLGLGRPPALSVRVARPGRKG encoded by the coding sequence ATGAGCGAACCCCGGACCGGCGGAACCGACCTGACCAAACAGGGCGAGGCCGTGCCCGTCATCGAGCGCGCCGAACCCGAACTCGACCAGTCCGCGTCCGCGGCCGCCTACCAGCCGCTGCCCACCCTCGGCGACGAGGACGGCTCCCCCCGCTTCTGGTCGGCGCGGCGCGTGCCCGCGGGGCTGCTCGCGCTGCTGATCCTCGGCGGGGCCGGGCTGCTCCTGTACGACATCGTCGCCGTGCGCGCCGACCACCCCGCGATGCGGTGGCGCCGCGACCTCGCCCGCGAGCTGGCCGAACGGCCCCTCGACAGCACCGCGGTGCTCGCCGGCGCCGCCGCGGCCGCCGCCGTCGGCCTCTGGCTTCTCGTCCTCGCCGTGACGCCCGGTCTTCGCGCCCTGCTCCCGATGCGGCGCACCCACGCCGACGTGCGGGCCGGGCTCGACCGGGGCGCCGCCGCGACGGCCCTGCGGGACCGGGCCATGGACGTGTCGGGCGTACGGTCGGTACGCGTCCGCATGAGCCGCTCCAAGGCGGACGTGCGGGCCGTCTCGCACTTCCGTGAACTCGACGACGTACGCGGCGACTTGGACGCCGCCCTCGCCGACGCCATCCACGACCTCGGGCTCGGCAGGCCGCCCGCGCTGTCCGTGCGGGTGGCGCGGCCGGGCCGGAAGGGGTGA
- the amaP gene encoding alkaline shock response membrane anchor protein AmaP, which translates to MLRTVNRVLLGLIGLALVLLGGSVLAVGLGVEPPSWWVHDSRDDVLLSDADRARWRDDGWWWPTVIGVLAAVVLLALWWLTAQLRRRRLAEVLVETGDGEGALLRGRAMEGVLETEAAALDGVERARVRLTGRRNAPEARVGLVLGADAVPAEALHRTCEEALAHARDSAGLGRLPATVLLRAVRHRAERVS; encoded by the coding sequence ATGCTGCGGACCGTGAACCGTGTGCTCCTCGGCCTCATCGGCCTCGCCCTCGTCCTGCTCGGCGGGTCCGTCCTCGCCGTCGGGCTCGGCGTCGAGCCGCCCTCGTGGTGGGTGCACGACTCCCGCGACGACGTGCTGCTCAGCGACGCCGATCGGGCGCGGTGGCGGGACGACGGCTGGTGGTGGCCCACCGTCATCGGTGTGCTCGCCGCCGTCGTGCTGCTCGCCCTGTGGTGGCTCACCGCCCAGCTGCGGCGGCGGCGCCTCGCGGAGGTGCTCGTCGAGACCGGGGACGGGGAGGGCGCGTTGCTGCGGGGGCGGGCCATGGAGGGCGTCCTCGAGACCGAGGCCGCCGCCCTCGACGGCGTCGAGCGCGCCCGGGTGCGGCTCACCGGGCGGCGCAACGCGCCCGAGGCGCGGGTCGGGCTCGTCCTCGGCGCGGACGCCGTGCCGGCGGAGGCCCTGCATCGCACCTGCGAGGAGGCGTTGGCGCATGCGCGGGACTCCGCGGGCCTGGGGCGGCTGCCGGCGACGGTGCTGTTGCGTGCGGTGCGGCATCGCGCCGAGCGCGTCAGCTGA
- a CDS encoding SDR family oxidoreductase, which yields MDLGLNNRVYVVTGATRGLGNAAARELVADGAKVVLTGRDEKTAAAAAAELGPNAVGVGADNADPGTAERLVAAAREHFGGFDGVLISVGGPPPGFVADNTDEQWQAAFDSVFLGAVRLARTAAAELGEGGVIGFVLSASVHEPIPGLTVSNGLRPGLAGFAKSLADELGPRGVRVVGLLPARIDTDRVRELDGFSADPEATRTAHESRIPLRRYGTPQEFGRTAAFLLSPAASYLTGVMLPVDGGARHGF from the coding sequence ATGGATCTTGGACTGAACAACCGTGTGTACGTCGTCACCGGCGCCACCCGTGGCCTCGGCAACGCGGCCGCCCGTGAGCTGGTCGCGGACGGCGCGAAGGTCGTCCTCACCGGGCGCGACGAGAAGACGGCCGCCGCGGCGGCCGCGGAGCTCGGCCCGAACGCGGTGGGGGTCGGCGCGGACAACGCCGATCCGGGCACCGCGGAACGGCTCGTGGCAGCGGCGCGTGAGCACTTCGGGGGCTTCGACGGCGTCCTCATCAGCGTCGGCGGGCCGCCGCCCGGCTTCGTCGCCGACAACACCGACGAGCAGTGGCAGGCCGCGTTCGACTCCGTCTTCCTCGGTGCGGTACGTCTCGCCCGTACCGCCGCGGCGGAGCTGGGCGAGGGCGGCGTCATCGGCTTCGTCCTGTCCGCGTCCGTGCACGAGCCGATCCCCGGCCTGACCGTCTCCAACGGCCTGCGCCCCGGCCTCGCGGGCTTCGCGAAGTCCCTCGCCGACGAGTTGGGGCCGCGCGGCGTGCGTGTGGTCGGCCTCCTGCCGGCCCGCATCGACACGGACCGCGTCCGCGAGCTCGACGGGTTCTCCGCCGACCCGGAGGCGACCCGCACGGCCCACGAGTCCCGCATCCCGCTGCGCCGCTACGGCACCCCCCAGGAGTTCGGCCGCACCGCCGCGTTCCTCCTCTCCCCCGCGGCGTCCTACCTCACCGGCGTGATGCTCCCCGTGGACGGCGGCGCCCGCCACGGCTTCTAG
- a CDS encoding glycoside hydrolase family 15 protein → MSQRPRRPIEDYALIGDHQTAALVSRTGSVDWLCLPRFDSGACFAALLGDDEHGHWRVAPKEADVCARRAYRPDTLVLDTEWDTPDGSVRVTDFMPQRDRAPDLVRVVEGLKGEVTVRSTLRLRFDHGSIVPWMRRADGHRVAVAGPDSVWLRTDPPVRTEGHDFTTYSEFTVAAGERVTFVLTWHPSHEPTPRLLDTEQALRDSVADWQAWAAHCRYEGPHRDAVVRSLITLKALTYAPTGGIVAAPTTSLPEEIGGVRNWDYRYCWLRDSTLTLGALLAAGYLEEAEAWRDWLLRAVAGDPADLQIMYGLAGERRLPEYEAGWLPGYEGSAPVRIGNRAVRQRQLDVYGEVVDSLTLARRSGMITRPHGWRLQLSLMEFLRHCWREKDEGLWEVRGPRRHFVHSKVMAWVAADRTVRAMEDDPALHGDVTRWRRLRDDIHAEVCARGYDAKRRTFTQSYGSRELDAALLLIPRVGFLPPDDPRVLGTIEAVREELSTREGLLRRYTATGVGAGASGAGDAGGAAPPAAVDPTAPADNVDGLPGGEGTFVVCSFWLADALHLTGRTKEARDIFERLLALRNDVGLLAEEYDPVAARQLGNFPQAFSHVGLVGTALALFGPDAAG, encoded by the coding sequence GTGTCACAACGACCGCGCCGCCCCATCGAGGACTACGCCCTGATCGGCGACCACCAGACGGCCGCCCTGGTCTCCCGGACCGGTTCGGTGGACTGGCTGTGTCTGCCGCGCTTCGACTCGGGAGCCTGTTTCGCCGCGCTCCTGGGCGACGACGAGCACGGGCACTGGCGCGTCGCGCCGAAGGAAGCCGACGTGTGCGCCCGCCGCGCCTACCGCCCGGACACCCTCGTCCTCGACACCGAGTGGGACACCCCGGACGGCTCGGTCCGCGTGACCGACTTCATGCCGCAGCGCGACCGCGCCCCCGACCTCGTCCGCGTCGTCGAGGGACTCAAGGGCGAGGTGACCGTCCGCAGCACGCTCCGGCTGCGCTTCGACCACGGCTCGATCGTGCCCTGGATGCGCCGCGCCGACGGCCACCGGGTGGCGGTCGCCGGCCCCGACTCCGTGTGGCTGCGCACCGATCCGCCGGTCCGCACGGAGGGCCACGACTTCACCACGTACTCCGAGTTCACCGTGGCCGCCGGGGAACGCGTGACGTTCGTCCTCACCTGGCACCCCTCGCACGAACCGACCCCGAGGCTGCTCGACACCGAACAGGCCCTGCGTGACAGCGTCGCGGACTGGCAGGCCTGGGCGGCCCACTGCCGCTACGAAGGACCGCACCGCGACGCGGTCGTCCGCTCCCTGATCACGCTCAAGGCCCTCACCTACGCCCCGACCGGCGGCATCGTCGCCGCCCCCACCACCTCCCTGCCCGAGGAGATCGGCGGCGTCCGCAACTGGGACTACCGCTACTGCTGGCTGCGCGACTCCACCCTCACGCTCGGCGCGCTGCTCGCCGCGGGCTATCTGGAGGAGGCCGAGGCGTGGCGCGACTGGCTGCTGCGCGCGGTGGCGGGCGACCCCGCCGACCTCCAGATCATGTACGGCCTCGCGGGTGAGCGACGGCTGCCCGAGTACGAGGCGGGGTGGCTGCCCGGGTACGAGGGTTCGGCGCCGGTGCGCATCGGCAACCGGGCGGTCAGACAGCGCCAGCTCGACGTCTACGGAGAGGTCGTCGACTCCCTGACACTGGCCCGCCGCTCGGGCATGATCACCCGCCCGCACGGCTGGCGGCTCCAGCTCTCGCTCATGGAGTTCCTGCGGCACTGCTGGCGCGAGAAGGACGAGGGCCTGTGGGAGGTACGCGGCCCGCGCCGGCACTTCGTGCACTCCAAGGTGATGGCCTGGGTCGCCGCGGACCGCACCGTGCGCGCGATGGAGGACGACCCCGCGCTGCACGGCGACGTGACGCGCTGGCGCCGCCTGCGCGACGACATCCACGCGGAGGTCTGCGCGCGCGGCTACGACGCGAAACGCCGCACCTTCACGCAGTCGTACGGCTCCCGCGAACTGGACGCCGCGCTCCTGCTGATCCCCCGCGTGGGGTTCCTGCCGCCCGACGACCCGCGGGTGCTCGGCACGATCGAGGCGGTGCGGGAGGAGCTGAGCACACGGGAGGGATTGCTGCGGCGCTACACGGCTACGGGAGTCGGGGCGGGCGCCAGCGGGGCGGGGGATGCGGGCGGCGCCGCCCCTCCTGCCGCTGTCGACCCCACCGCCCCCGCGGACAACGTGGACGGGCTGCCCGGCGGCGAAGGGACCTTCGTCGTCTGCTCCTTCTGGCTCGCCGACGCGCTGCACCTGACCGGTCGCACCAAGGAGGCCCGCGACATCTTCGAGCGACTGCTCGCGCTCCGCAACGACGTGGGGCTGCTCGCGGAGGAGTACGACCCCGTGGCCGCGCGGCAGTTGGGCAACTTCCCGCAGGCCTTCAGCCACGTGGGGCTCGTGGGCACCGCCCTCGCCCTCTTCGGCCCGGACGCGGCAGGATAG
- a CDS encoding S53 family peptidase translates to MPHMRNAAWCALALALTATACASSAAQTAPSGSSPSPVASGPKPFPSVPSIQECRKALHSPCYTPDVVRTAYGIDKLNRQGLTGKGRVIAIYDQFVPPSLERDLEKFSEAMNLPKPELTIRKINSGGSAAPFDAANESMAAGAMETTLDVQMAHMMAPDAKIVVGQLALPKAPPNRPDRPLLTHMPSKEAKESGEGMAELFAGAFAEMVKQDSPDVISVSYSAQEYQAAGNTHEPVAAFEKASKVFADLVGSGVTLVSGAGDWGAAPTIGEDGKRVRSTSWPGSDPAFLSLGGSRLHLDADGKRTGPDTVWNDSTARGGATGGGPSQTFRRPAYQESVRDVVGDRRGTSDVSMDGSASGGTLIYQSFLPAGAGWLPLGGTSESTPLFAAVVALAGEKAGKRLGDIHDELYELAQDPKGGIVDITEGDNGPDGFEATKGYDLASGLGTVDAARFVPALAAAVS, encoded by the coding sequence ATGCCCCACATGCGAAATGCGGCGTGGTGCGCTCTCGCGCTCGCCCTCACCGCGACGGCCTGCGCGAGCAGCGCCGCCCAGACCGCGCCGTCCGGGTCATCCCCTTCACCCGTTGCTTCCGGGCCCAAGCCGTTCCCGTCGGTGCCGAGCATTCAGGAGTGCCGGAAGGCACTCCACAGCCCCTGCTACACGCCGGACGTGGTACGCACGGCGTACGGCATCGACAAGCTCAATCGCCAGGGACTGACCGGCAAGGGGCGCGTCATCGCGATCTATGACCAGTTCGTGCCGCCCTCGCTGGAGCGGGATCTGGAGAAGTTCAGCGAGGCGATGAACCTGCCGAAGCCGGAGCTGACGATCAGGAAGATCAACTCGGGCGGCTCGGCGGCCCCGTTCGACGCCGCCAACGAGTCGATGGCCGCGGGCGCCATGGAAACCACCCTCGATGTGCAGATGGCGCACATGATGGCGCCGGACGCCAAGATCGTGGTCGGACAGCTCGCCCTGCCCAAGGCACCGCCCAACCGCCCTGACCGGCCGCTCCTGACCCACATGCCGTCCAAGGAGGCCAAGGAGAGCGGGGAGGGGATGGCGGAGCTGTTCGCCGGGGCCTTCGCGGAGATGGTCAAGCAGGACAGTCCCGATGTCATCTCGGTCAGTTACTCCGCACAGGAGTACCAGGCCGCGGGCAACACCCACGAGCCGGTGGCCGCGTTCGAGAAGGCGAGCAAGGTCTTCGCCGACCTGGTCGGCTCGGGCGTCACGTTGGTGTCCGGCGCCGGTGACTGGGGTGCGGCGCCCACGATCGGCGAGGACGGCAAGCGGGTCAGGTCGACGAGTTGGCCCGGATCGGATCCGGCTTTCCTGTCGCTCGGCGGATCCCGGCTGCATCTGGACGCCGACGGCAAGCGGACCGGCCCGGACACCGTGTGGAACGACTCCACGGCGCGTGGCGGGGCCACCGGCGGGGGCCCGTCGCAGACCTTCCGCCGCCCGGCGTACCAAGAGAGCGTGCGTGACGTGGTCGGTGATCGGCGCGGCACCTCGGATGTGTCCATGGACGGCTCCGCCTCCGGCGGCACGCTCATCTACCAGAGCTTCCTTCCCGCCGGGGCCGGCTGGCTGCCCCTGGGGGGCACGAGCGAGTCGACCCCGCTGTTCGCCGCGGTCGTCGCGCTCGCGGGCGAGAAGGCGGGCAAGCGCCTGGGCGACATCCACGACGAGCTGTACGAGCTGGCCCAGGATCCCAAGGGCGGCATCGTCGACATCACCGAGGGCGACAACGGCCCCGACGGCTTCGAGGCCACCAAGGGCTACGACCTCGCCTCCGGCCTGGGCACCGTCGATGCGGCACGGTTCGTGCCGGCCCTGGCAGCCGCGGTGTCCTGA